A window of the Sabethes cyaneus chromosome 1, idSabCyanKW18_F2, whole genome shotgun sequence genome harbors these coding sequences:
- the LOC128734920 gene encoding LOW QUALITY PROTEIN: solute carrier family 46 member 3-like (The sequence of the model RefSeq protein was modified relative to this genomic sequence to represent the inferred CDS: deleted 1 base in 1 codon) — protein sequence MTKEPSTVSEKMKEKHLLPAQQQQSKGPKTTSSALLEKFRYFKNNITVEPIVACYIMPSVLAGLATQNLNLEKACRVNLDYGDTVCDALTRRETANYTHEEEMIQQMVARMAGWKTVLQSALPCLLILFWGSWSDRHGRRKPCILIPIIGEFATAIGLILCTYFERLPMEVAAVTEALFPALSGGWFTMFMGVFSYIADVTTTEERTLRIGIVNLCFSLGVPIGMAFSGILLKQIGFYGVFSISASLYLVAFFYGVFFLKEVDIVDEKERLKAKEKNMVADFFDKEHVLQTFRVAFKKGERQRRLRVIMLMIVVMVVIGPLHGEMSVIYLFTRYRFNWSEVEFSFFSTYGMLTGLVGTIFSVGVFSHLLKIDDALIGVMSCMSKILSSFVYAFAITTWQLYLGPVVEMLNGTSFISMRSIASKLVASDELGKVNSLNSLFGVAEALMPLVYAPMYTTVYAATINVLPGAFFLLGGALTAPAVVIFLWMYGVHKREEKTLAEEARMNDKYKQVGEGAENGTTVASITNGTVVGANDGKLSFAEESDTVILTGRLGSIRRPSSLRRPSAVSVSKEGVVNAVYSLDENEKVIHETIEIVKDLPVLHLEHCKL from the exons ATGACCAAAGAACCAAGCACGGTATCGGAGAAAATGAAGGAAAAGCACCTGCTGCcagcgcagcagcagcagtccaaAGGGCCAAAGACGACTAGCAGCGCACTATTGGAAAAATTTCGTTACTTCAAGAACAACATCACAGTCGAACCCATTGTGGCCTGCTACATTATGCCCAGCGTGCTGGCTGGACTTGCCACACAGAATCTCAATCTGGAAAAGGCTTGCCGGGTGAATCTGGACTATGGAGACACGGTTTGCGATGCACTGACGCGACGAGAAACGGCTAACTATACACA CGAAGAGGAAATGATTCAGCAAATGGTTGCTCGCATGGCCGGTTGGAAAACCGTTCTGCAGAGCGCTTTGCCCTGTTTGCTGATTTTGTTCTGGGGTTCGTGGAGTGACCGGCACGGTCGCCGGAAACCGTGTATTCTAATTCCGATAATCGGTGAGTTTGCCACGGCGATCGGTCTCATTCTGTGCACCTACTTCGAACGACTTCCGATGGAGGTTGCGGCCGTAACGGAGGCCCTCTTTCCGGCATTATCCGGCGGGTGGTTTACGATGTTTATGGGTGTATTCAGTTACATTGCAGATGTTACCACCACCGAGGAGCGGACACTACGAATCGGCATAGTAAATTTGTGCTTTTCGCTGGGCGTTCCCATTGGAATGGCATTTAGTGGAATTCTTCTAAA ACAAATCGGCTTCTACGGTGTGTTCTCAATTTCGGCCAGCCTGTATCTGGTGGCCTTCTTCTACGGTGTGTTTTTCCTCAAGGAGGTGGACATTGTCGACGAGAAAGAACGGTTGAAAGCGAAGGAGAAGAATATGGTGGCGGATTTCTTCGACAAGGAGCACGTACTGCAAACCTTCCGGGTGGCATTCAAAAAAGGCGAGCGCCAACGCCGGTTGCGGGTAATAATGCTGATGATCGTGGTCATGGTTGTCATCGGACCGCTGCACG GTGAGATGTCCGTCATATATCTCTTCACGCGCTATCGGTTCAACTGGAGCGAGGTTGAGTTCAGTTTCTTCTCCACGTACGGCATGCTGACTGGGCTGGTCGGAACGATCTTTTCGGTGGGTGTGTTTTCACATCTGTTGAAAATCGATGACGCGCTGATCGGTGTGATGTCCTGTATGTCGAAAATTTTGTCGAGTTTTGTGTACGCTTTTGCTATCACCACGTGGCAGTTATATCTCG gGCCAGTTGTAGAAATGCTGAATGGTACATCGTTTATCTCCATGCGGTCGATCGCTTCCAAGCTGGTAGCCAGCGATGAATTAGGAAAGGTGAATTCACTT AATTCACTTTTCGGTGTAGCTGAAGCGTTGATGCCACTTGTATACGCCCCGATGTATACTACCGTGTATGCTGCAACAATCAACGTACTGCCAGGGGCATTTTTCCTGCTGGGTGGTGCTTTGACAGCACCGGCAGTGGTGATTTTCCT ATGGATGTACGGTGTGCATAAACGGGAGGAAAAAACCCTGGCCGAAGAAGCGCGCATGAATGATAAGTACAAACAGGTCGGTGAAGGTGCGGAAAACGGGACCACGGTTGCGAGTATAACAAATGGAACCGTTGTCGGTGCGAATGATGGCAAGCTTAGCTTTGCTGAAGAGTCAGACACGGTCATACTTACGGGGCGACTCGGCTCAATCAGGAGGCCATCGTCGCTGAGGAGGCCTTCGGCCGTAAGTGTAAGCAAGGAAGGCGTCGTGAATGCCGTGTATTCGctggacgaaaacgaaaaagtaATTCACGAAACGATCGAAATAGTGAAAGATCTACCGGTGTTGCACTTGGAACATTGCAAACTGTGA